Proteins from one Astatotilapia calliptera chromosome 8, fAstCal1.2, whole genome shotgun sequence genomic window:
- the baiap2b gene encoding brain-specific angiogenesis inhibitor 1-associated protein 2 isoform X9: MVLTDTPTRMSRTDEVHRITENVYKSIMEQFNPCLRNFIAMAKSYEKALTSVTYAAKGYFDALVRMGEMASESQGSKDVEEAAWDVLFQMAEVHRQIQIQLEEMLKSFHNELLTELEKKVELDARYLNAALKKYQMEHKSKGESLEKCQAELKKLRRKSQGSKHPSKYGDKEMQYVEAISNKQSELDNYIAEGYKNALSEERRRYCFLVDRQCAVAKNSSVYHNKGKDLLTQKIPLWQQACAEPNKLPDRAMFLAQQMSGATGTMPPGAHHPGLPISEPIPGAKPLPVPPELAALRASGGMGQQRLMGGVEGGMPVMNGTAGVHGGEDYQQWMEGKIAQGKASPQTQRHGGEVYSNTLPVRKAAPAKSKTTLTETRTLPRSSSMAAGLEKNGRTRVQAVFSHAAGDNSTLLSFAEGDVITLLVPEARDGWHYGENEKTRMRGWFPFSYTRVITEGDSMRQLRVHNLHHGKSSSTGNLLEREDMALPVPDYGIHSRMAAQSAAALHGRQQRPYSVAVPGFSQGVEEYEPRFPTSSTEGKLISTV, encoded by the exons GTGTCACATATGCTGCAAAGGGCTACTTCGACGCTCTGGTGCGGATGGGCGAGATGGCCAGCGAAAGTCAAGGCTCTAAGGATGTTG AAGAGGCAGCAT GGGATGTGCTCTTTCAGATGGCTGAAGTGCACAGACAGATCCAGATCCAGCTTGAGGAGATG TTAAAGTCGTTCCACAACGAGCTGCTCACAGAGCTGGAGAAGAAGGTCGAGCTGGACGCGCGATATCTGAAT GCTGCACTGAAGAAGTACCAGATGGAGCACAAGAGCAAAGGGGAGAGTTTGGAGAAGTGCCAGGCAGAGCTAAAGAAACTGCGCCGGAAGAGCCAGGGCAGCAAGCACCCGTCCAAATATGGGGACAAGGAGATGCAg TATGTGGAGGCCATCAGTAATAAGCAGAGTGAGCTGGATAACTACATCGCTGAGGGCTACAAGAACGCTCTGtctgaggagaggaggaggtacTGCTTCCTGGTGGACCGTCAGTGTGCTGTGGCCAAAAACAGCAGCGTCTACCACAACAAG GGGAAGGACCTTTTAACTCAGAAGATCCCACTGTGGCAGCAGGCTTGTGCTGAGCCCAACAAACTGCCAGACCGTGCCATGTTTCTGGCCCAGCAGATGAGTGGTGCAACGGGCACCATGCCTCCTGGTGCTCATCACCCCGGCCTTCCCATCTCTGAGCCTATTCCTGGTGCTAAACCCCTGCCAGTGCCTCCAGAGCTGGCAGCCCTCAGGGCCAGCGGTGGCATGGGACAGCAG AGGCTGATGGGAGGTGTGGAAGGAGGGATGCCTGTGATGAATGGTACGGCCGGCGTTCATGGAGGAGAAGACTACCAGCAGTGGATGGAGGGCAAAATCGCCCAGGGCAAAGCCTCACCGCAGACTCAGCGGCACGGAGGCGAGGTGTACTCCAACACCCTACCTGTGCGCAAGGCCGCCCCAGCCAAGAGCAAGACCACACTGA CAGAGACCCGCACGCTGCCCCGGTCCAGCTCCATGGCAGCAGGTCTGGAGAAAAACGGAAGAACTCGTGTCCAGGCCGTCTTCTCCCATGCTGCCGGTGACAACAGCACGCTGCTTAGCTTCGCTGAGGGCGACGTGATTACCCTGCTGGTACCCGAGGCCCGTGATGGCTGGCACTATGGAGAGAATGAGAAGACAAGGAT GCGTGGCTGGTTTCCCTTCTcctacacacgggtgatcactgAAGGAGACTCTATGCGGCAACTTCGAGTACACAA TCTCCACCATGGCAAAAGCAGCAGCACGGGCAACCTTCTAGAGAGAGAAGACATGGCTCTCCCCGTCCCTGATTATGGCATCCACTCCCGTATGGCAGCACAGAGCGCTGCTGCGCTGCACGGCAGACAACAACGCCCCTACAGTGTGGCGGTGCCAGGCTTCTCACAG GGAGTCGAAGAGTATGAGCCCCGCTTCCCCACAAG TTCCACAGAGGGCAAATTGATTTCGACAGTGtga
- the baiap2b gene encoding brain-specific angiogenesis inhibitor 1-associated protein 2 isoform X8 has translation MVLTDTPTRMSRTDEVHRITENVYKSIMEQFNPCLRNFIAMAKSYEKALTSVTYAAKGYFDALVRMGEMASESQGSKDVEEAAWDVLFQMAEVHRQIQIQLEEMLKSFHNELLTELEKKVELDARYLNAALKKYQMEHKSKGESLEKCQAELKKLRRKSQGSKHPSKYGDKEMQYVEAISNKQSELDNYIAEGYKNALSEERRRYCFLVDRQCAVAKNSSVYHNKGKDLLTQKIPLWQQACAEPNKLPDRAMFLAQQMSGATGTMPPGAHHPGLPISEPIPGAKPLPVPPELAALRASGGMGQQRLMGGVEGGMPVMNGTAGVHGGEDYQQWMEGKIAQGKASPQTQRHGGEVYSNTLPVRKAAPAKSKTTLTETRTLPRSSSMAAGLEKNGRTRVQAVFSHAAGDNSTLLSFAEGDVITLLVPEARDGWHYGENEKTRMRGWFPFSYTRVITEGDSMRQLRVHNLHHGKSSSTGNLLEREDMALPVPDYGIHSRMAAQSAAALHGRQQRPYSVAVPGFSQQGVEEYEPRFPTSSTEGKLISTV, from the exons GTGTCACATATGCTGCAAAGGGCTACTTCGACGCTCTGGTGCGGATGGGCGAGATGGCCAGCGAAAGTCAAGGCTCTAAGGATGTTG AAGAGGCAGCAT GGGATGTGCTCTTTCAGATGGCTGAAGTGCACAGACAGATCCAGATCCAGCTTGAGGAGATG TTAAAGTCGTTCCACAACGAGCTGCTCACAGAGCTGGAGAAGAAGGTCGAGCTGGACGCGCGATATCTGAAT GCTGCACTGAAGAAGTACCAGATGGAGCACAAGAGCAAAGGGGAGAGTTTGGAGAAGTGCCAGGCAGAGCTAAAGAAACTGCGCCGGAAGAGCCAGGGCAGCAAGCACCCGTCCAAATATGGGGACAAGGAGATGCAg TATGTGGAGGCCATCAGTAATAAGCAGAGTGAGCTGGATAACTACATCGCTGAGGGCTACAAGAACGCTCTGtctgaggagaggaggaggtacTGCTTCCTGGTGGACCGTCAGTGTGCTGTGGCCAAAAACAGCAGCGTCTACCACAACAAG GGGAAGGACCTTTTAACTCAGAAGATCCCACTGTGGCAGCAGGCTTGTGCTGAGCCCAACAAACTGCCAGACCGTGCCATGTTTCTGGCCCAGCAGATGAGTGGTGCAACGGGCACCATGCCTCCTGGTGCTCATCACCCCGGCCTTCCCATCTCTGAGCCTATTCCTGGTGCTAAACCCCTGCCAGTGCCTCCAGAGCTGGCAGCCCTCAGGGCCAGCGGTGGCATGGGACAGCAG AGGCTGATGGGAGGTGTGGAAGGAGGGATGCCTGTGATGAATGGTACGGCCGGCGTTCATGGAGGAGAAGACTACCAGCAGTGGATGGAGGGCAAAATCGCCCAGGGCAAAGCCTCACCGCAGACTCAGCGGCACGGAGGCGAGGTGTACTCCAACACCCTACCTGTGCGCAAGGCCGCCCCAGCCAAGAGCAAGACCACACTGA CAGAGACCCGCACGCTGCCCCGGTCCAGCTCCATGGCAGCAGGTCTGGAGAAAAACGGAAGAACTCGTGTCCAGGCCGTCTTCTCCCATGCTGCCGGTGACAACAGCACGCTGCTTAGCTTCGCTGAGGGCGACGTGATTACCCTGCTGGTACCCGAGGCCCGTGATGGCTGGCACTATGGAGAGAATGAGAAGACAAGGAT GCGTGGCTGGTTTCCCTTCTcctacacacgggtgatcactgAAGGAGACTCTATGCGGCAACTTCGAGTACACAA TCTCCACCATGGCAAAAGCAGCAGCACGGGCAACCTTCTAGAGAGAGAAGACATGGCTCTCCCCGTCCCTGATTATGGCATCCACTCCCGTATGGCAGCACAGAGCGCTGCTGCGCTGCACGGCAGACAACAACGCCCCTACAGTGTGGCGGTGCCAGGCTTCTCACAG CAGGGAGTCGAAGAGTATGAGCCCCGCTTCCCCACAAG TTCCACAGAGGGCAAATTGATTTCGACAGTGtga